The following coding sequences are from one Plasmodium gaboni strain SY75 chromosome 10, whole genome shotgun sequence window:
- a CDS encoding hypothetical protein (conserved Plasmodium protein, unknown function), producing the protein MNNENTVNNDDNASLYHNLRKIRKPRSYDFEYVDDKTKKGRGRKKRRKRRRSSMGDINSINGNVIDTNKEENILIKIEHTDSNIPNSNENVENKIEIKTECDNSKNCYVTEKTISTPNLPIRRHKSKKFNLEKSMNLFNTNIPLRNNNIKIDRICEYLNYTTNTLWRYMGSTVKFRLVEDQQEKYLFLKNMKKNIIFEIIKIAMFALLKVNLNDNNIYTLIPEEKKKNEYISKDMNLIRYTKREEYNNNNSNKINDNLNSNKPKGVDNHNNTTNNSNHNINDLNNMSNRNSYYAYYFYSKKPNNVENNEESNCDNNSVNKENSSVVKDTQKEDENISDVKQNHNVSFKANESKENHKNNYNSMITIKISPACENENISYPYSNYDNSKINISRRLEEKDDILNQGVTVPEILDFVKEKYEKYYENVKQYIVTTLNIYCALNIFKLIRRGRYTICKYENFDIFKMKYFKKYYKFFYSLKGEEEILMNVKNYLKSFYYDRNKKRRRRRRSSTGIFSTKKRLLGDKKGSTYCLKEMDALTGTKNIIKKRRSSTKKPGRKGLSVLKKEEVTNNLAVYSYTNNNDNVVDSSNIMDSSNIMDSSNIMDSSNIMDSSNIMDSSNIMDSSNIMDSNNIMDSSNIMDSSNIMDSNNIMNNSNIMDSSNIMDSSNIMESSNIMDSSNILYSNNILDSNNIVDSNNIDKNFNINIQKDDPNINNNITNVTKFEISINNNVIQSITEHNNNHNDTYDIKNNTPSYSNIKEDVEINLKNKEEDKSNILNNSLLNITNNDINKHKEEKEEELAILNCNIVNNNLLDLSNERIKNVCLDLNKINIKCVKVVYGMKHFFCSYDTQEISDPYFEIIRVQKKYDILRRKSIEKMNLRGANNPYPSSRRLLNVTNNNNNIVKGKNNLLLRASVISNSKDDPKKRNSQYGKQRKNEEDDYAMKHEKYNCVNFNLSYKSLRKKMICLRHYANANTNVNTSTNINVYKKEENKTVKVKTEIKIKDKFLTQTNESLIQTSSINSNFSNIISADGFSSINLESHCSQKSA; encoded by the coding sequence atgaacaacGAAAATACAGTGAACAATGATGATAATGCAAGCCtttatcataatttaaGGAAAATAAGAAAACCACGTAGTTATGATTTTGAATATGTTGATGATAAGACAAAAAAAGGTAGAGGGAggaaaaaaagaagaaaacGGAGAAGGTCATCTATGGGTGACATAAATAGTATAAATGGAAATGTTATTGATACAAATAAAGaggaaaatatattaataaaaatagaacATACTGATAGTAATATTCCTAATTCCAATGAAAATgtagaaaataaaattgaaaTAAAAACAGAATGTGATAATAGTAAAAATTGTTATGTTACTGAAAAAACTATCAGTACCCCTAATTTACCTATTAGACGTCATAAATCAAAGAAATTTAATTTAGAAAAGAGTatgaatttatttaatactAATATTCCtttaagaaataataatataaaaatcGATAGAATTTgtgaatatttaaattatacGACCAATACATTGTGGAGATATATGGGTTCTACTGTGAAATTTAGATTAGTAGAAGATCaacaagaaaaatatttatttttaaaaaatatgaaaaaaaatattatttttgaaattataaaaattgCAATGTTTGCTTTGTTGAAAGTTAATTTGAAtgacaataatatatataccttAATTCCAGAGgagaagaaaaaaaatgaatacaTTTCAAAGGATATGAATTTAATAAGATATACTAAAAGGGAAgaatataacaataataatagtaataaaattaatgataatCTTAATAGTAATAAACCTAAAGGTGTTgataatcataataatactACCAATAATAGTAATCATAACATAAACGATCTTAATAATATGTCCAATAGAAATAGCTATTACgcatattatttttatagtaAGAAACCAAATAACgtagaaaataatgaagaaagTAATTGTGATAATAATAGCGTTAATAAAGAAAACAGTAGTGTTGTTAAAGATACCCAAAAAgaagatgaaaatatttctGATGTCAAACAAAATCATAATGTTTCTTTTAAAGCTAATGAATCTAAAGAAAATCACAAGAACAATTATAACTCAATGATTACCATAAAAATATCACCTGCTTgtgaaaatgaaaatatatcatatcCTTATTCGAATTATGATAACTctaaaattaatataagTAGAAGATTAGAAGAAAAGgatgatatattaaatcaAGGAGTAACGGTTCCTGAAATTTTAGATTTTGTTAAAGagaaatatgaaaaatattatgaaaatgtaaaacaatatatagtaaccactttaaatatatattgtgcattgaatatttttaaacTTATAAGAAGAGGAAGATATACTATTTgtaaatatgaaaattttgatattttcaaaatgaaatattttaaaaagtattataaattcttttattCCTTAAAAGGAGAAGAAGAAATTTTAATGAATGTcaaaaattatttgaaatcattttattatgatagaaataaaaaaagaagaagaagaagaagaagtAGTACTGGTATATTTAGTACAAAGAAAAGGTTGTTAGGTGACAAGAAGGGTAGTACGTATTGTTTAAAAGAAATGGATGCTTTAACAGGCAcgaaaaatataataaaaaaaagaagatcCTCTACTAAGAAACCGGGAAGGAAAGGACTCAGTGTTTtgaaaaaagaagaagTTACAAACAATCTTGCAGTATATAGTTAcacaaataataatgacaATGTTGTTGATAGTAGTAATATTATGGATAGTAGTAATATTATGGATAGTAGTAATATTATGGATAGTAGTAATATTATGGATAGTAGTAATATTATGGATAGTAGTAATATAATGGACAGTAGTAATATAATGGAcagtaataatataatggACAGTAGTAATATAATGGACAGTAGTAATATAATGGAcagtaataatattatgaacaATAGTAATATCATGGATAGTAGTAATATCATGGATAGTAGTAATATTATGGAAAGTAGTAATATTATGGACAGTAGTAATATTCTTTATAGTAACAATATTCTtgatagtaataatattgttgatagtaataatattgataaaaattttaatattaatatacaGAAAGATGATCctaatataaataataatataaccAATGTGACAAAATTCGAAATCtcaattaataataatgtaatTCAATCAATCACagaacataataataatcataatgatacatatgatataaaaaataatactCCATCGtatagtaatataaaagaagacgtcgaaattaatttaaaaaataaggaaGAGGACAAAtctaatattttaaataattcattgttaaatataacaaataatgatataaataaacataaagaagaaaaagaagaagaacTTGCTATTTTAAATTGTAATATTGTTAATAACAATTTATTAGACTTATCAAATGAAcgtataaaaaatgtttgtttagatttaaataaaattaatataaaatgtgTTAAGGTGGTTTATGGAATgaaacattttttttgttcttatGATACACAAGAAATAAGTGATCCATATTTTGAAATTATAAGAGtccaaaaaaaatatgatattctaagaagaaaaagtatagaaaaaatgaatttgAGAGGTGCTAATAATCCATATCCATCTTCTAGAAGATTATTAAATgttacaaataataataataatattgtaaaGGGCAAAAACAATTTATTGTTAAGAGCTAGTGTTATTAGTAATAGTAAAGATGAtccaaaaaaaagaaattcACAATATGGaaaacaaagaaaaaatgaagaagatgaCTATGCTATGAAAcatgaaaaatataattgtgttaattttaatttaagTTATAAATCcttaagaaaaaaaatgatatgCTTAAGGCACTATGCAAATGCAAATACAAATGTAAATACAAgtacaaatataaatgtatataaaaaagaagaaaataaaacggtaaaagtaaaaactgaaataaaaattaaagataAATTCTTAACACAAACAAATGAAAGTTTAATACAAACTTCATCTATTAATTCaaatttttcaaatattataagtGCTGATGGATTTTCATCTATAAATTTAGAAAGTCATTGTTCTCAGAAAAGTGCTTga